A region from the Gemmatimonadota bacterium genome encodes:
- a CDS encoding Gfo/Idh/MocA family oxidoreductase, whose protein sequence is MAAELGFGVVGLGMGTNHCRSVTRANGAKLVAVCDVDEERLGPTAEEYGCKAYTSYEEMLQDDEVQVVNICVESGKHAALGIRAADAGKHMIVEKPADITPERVDQLIGAVKDAGVKVGCIFQARLEPLNRRIKDAVDSGKLGKLIGVHGHLPWYRADSYYQGAHGSWKGTWDLDGGGSLMNQGVHTVDLIQWLAGGVESVMGMFGVFGHDIEAEDQTVALFKFKNGAIGTVYTTTCCYPGLPQLVTIYGENGSIMKDASKLISWKIQGENEAEEEAEMLGFYGDQEDKQKNISADPLAVSSDGHTLIIEDLVGAINEDREPMIGLESARHAVEIITAVFESGRTGREVKVG, encoded by the coding sequence ATGGCAGCAGAGCTGGGTTTTGGCGTTGTTGGACTGGGTATGGGTACGAACCACTGTCGGTCTGTCACACGGGCTAATGGCGCGAAGTTAGTGGCTGTGTGTGATGTGGATGAGGAGCGTCTGGGACCGACGGCTGAGGAATACGGATGCAAGGCTTATACGAGTTATGAAGAGATGCTTCAGGACGATGAGGTTCAGGTTGTCAATATTTGCGTTGAGTCTGGCAAACACGCCGCGCTGGGTATTCGGGCAGCAGATGCGGGAAAGCACATGATCGTTGAGAAGCCCGCGGATATTACGCCTGAGCGCGTCGATCAATTAATTGGTGCGGTGAAGGATGCCGGGGTAAAGGTCGGATGTATTTTTCAAGCGCGTCTGGAACCTCTAAACAGGCGGATTAAAGATGCGGTTGATAGCGGCAAGCTGGGCAAGTTGATTGGTGTTCACGGCCATTTGCCCTGGTATCGCGCGGATAGCTATTATCAGGGCGCACATGGATCGTGGAAGGGAACGTGGGATCTCGATGGGGGAGGCTCGCTGATGAATCAGGGCGTGCATACCGTCGATTTAATTCAGTGGCTTGCAGGTGGTGTCGAGTCTGTGATGGGTATGTTCGGCGTTTTTGGACACGATATTGAAGCTGAAGATCAGACTGTGGCGTTGTTCAAATTTAAGAATGGCGCGATTGGCACGGTTTATACAACGACCTGCTGCTATCCCGGACTTCCTCAACTGGTGACTATTTACGGCGAGAATGGGTCGATTATGAAAGATGCCTCAAAGTTGATTTCCTGGAAAATTCAGGGGGAGAACGAGGCAGAAGAAGAAGCAGAGATGCTGGGTTTTTACGGCGATCAGGAAGACAAGCAGAAGAATATTTCAGCAGATCCGCTGGCTGTCAGTTCCGATGGGCACACGTTGATCATCGAAGACCTCGTTGGGGCGATTAATGAAGACCGCGAGCCTATGATTGGCCTTGAAAGTGCACGCCATGCCGTGGAAATTATTACTGCGGTGTTTGAATCCGGGCGCACGGGACGGGAAGTTAAGGTGGGGTAG
- a CDS encoding amidohydrolase family protein — MTIVDTHCHIGLHKYEPIGSLLYHMNTSGVDCAVFIQYAGNSDNQYMLDSMAAHPGKFQAAMIVEPTDDGTAMRRWAERGIVGIRLPANSRADCADPLAQWRTAAELNLVVSAPSSPQSLLSDEFAEVLREFPNLSMVIEHLAGIGEGQQPPYDTFKKILELAEHPNLSIKLPGFGEICPVPLPFDPIPPLADMAIEAFGPHRVMWGSDYPPVSRREGYDNSLKVPMDYLSDLSEEDREWIFGKTALKIWRF, encoded by the coding sequence ATGACCATTGTCGATACACACTGCCACATTGGACTTCACAAATACGAACCCATCGGATCTCTGCTCTACCACATGAACACATCCGGTGTCGATTGCGCCGTATTCATCCAGTACGCGGGGAACTCGGATAACCAGTACATGCTCGACAGCATGGCGGCACATCCAGGAAAATTTCAAGCGGCCATGATCGTTGAACCAACAGACGATGGCACAGCCATGCGACGATGGGCAGAACGGGGCATCGTGGGCATTCGCCTTCCGGCAAATAGCCGCGCCGATTGCGCCGATCCCCTCGCACAGTGGCGCACTGCAGCCGAACTCAATCTCGTCGTCAGTGCGCCGAGCAGTCCCCAGAGCCTTCTGAGCGATGAATTTGCAGAAGTACTCAGAGAATTTCCAAATCTGTCCATGGTAATCGAACACCTCGCGGGCATCGGCGAAGGCCAGCAGCCCCCTTATGACACGTTCAAAAAAATCCTCGAACTCGCGGAACACCCCAATCTGTCTATCAAACTTCCCGGATTCGGCGAAATCTGTCCCGTCCCCCTGCCCTTTGACCCCATCCCCCCACTCGCCGACATGGCCATCGAAGCCTTCGGTCCTCATAGAGTCATGTGGGGAAGCGATTATCCCCCTGTGAGCAGACGCGAAGGCTATGACAACAGCCTCAAAGTCCCGATGGATTATCTGTCTGACCTCAGCGAAGAAGACAGAGAATGGATATTCGGAAAAACCGCCCTGAAAATCTGGCGGTTCTGA
- a CDS encoding SOS response-associated peptidase: MCGRFVYAAQHDENQLAFPQVVFPNEIPLRYNIAPGQDITAIANTAEPRADTFKWGLIPSWAKDHKIGNRLINARGETLAEKPSFRTAFKRRRCLIPTTGFYEWQRNPDGRTKTPMYIALKSGAPFAFAGLWESWHSPEGQHIQSCTIITTEPNHLMAPIHNRMPVILPADVYDLWLDPEERTDLQELLIPYSAQEMNAHPVSTLVNNPRNDTPDCLKPAQPPEQGALF, from the coding sequence ATGTGCGGTCGATTTGTTTATGCTGCTCAACACGATGAAAATCAACTCGCATTTCCACAGGTTGTTTTTCCCAACGAGATACCCTTGAGATACAATATCGCACCGGGCCAGGACATCACGGCGATTGCCAACACTGCCGAGCCGAGGGCAGACACCTTCAAATGGGGGCTTATTCCATCGTGGGCAAAAGATCACAAAATTGGCAACAGACTCATCAATGCACGGGGCGAAACCCTTGCGGAAAAACCCTCATTTCGCACGGCCTTCAAAAGACGGAGATGTCTGATTCCCACAACGGGATTTTACGAATGGCAACGCAATCCCGACGGCAGAACCAAAACTCCCATGTACATCGCGCTCAAATCCGGCGCACCCTTTGCCTTTGCTGGCCTATGGGAATCGTGGCATTCACCTGAAGGACAACACATCCAATCCTGCACCATAATCACAACCGAGCCCAACCACCTGATGGCACCGATTCACAATCGCATGCCCGTTATCCTCCCGGCTGATGTATATGATCTCTGGCTCGACCCAGAAGAAAGAACGGACCTCCAGGAACTCCTCATTCCCTATTCTGCACAAGAGATGAACGCACATCCCGTTTCCACCCTTGTCAATAATCCGAGGAATGACACTCCCGACTGCCTGAAACCCGCACAACCGCCCGAACAGGGCGCATTGTTTTGA